One Patescibacteria group bacterium DNA segment encodes these proteins:
- a CDS encoding GIY-YIG nuclease family protein — translation MYSVYAIRNSAGRIYVGMSANVLRRLNEHNKGTVKSTRFWKPWILIHQEEVGNRTQARQIEKKLKSGFGKEFLKSLPG, via the coding sequence ATGTATTCTGTATATGCCATTAGAAACAGTGCAGGTAGAATATATGTAGGTATGTCGGCAAATGTTCTACGTAGGTTGAATGAACATAATAAAGGAACTGTTAAGTCAACTAGATTCTGGAAACCTTGGATATTAATCCACCAAGAAGAAGTTGGAAATAGGACACAAGCGAGACAAATAGAAAAGAAATTGAAATCTGGATTCGGTAAAGAATTTCTTAAATCATTGCCAGGGTAG
- the dnaK gene encoding molecular chaperone DnaK yields MNKIIGIDLGTTNSAAAVMRGGKVEVIPSAEGGRTVPSVVAINKNNEKLVGQIAKRQAVTNPDNTIFSVKRLIGRKFTDSEVQRDQKILPYKIVQSNGGVGVMMGNKEYTPQEISAFILQKIKADAEKYLGEPVTEAVITVPAYFDDSQRQATKDAGQIAGLTVKRIINEPTAATLAYGLDKKKNEKIAVYDLGGGTYDISILEIGDSEGESVFEVKATNGDTHLGGDDFDQKIIAWIIDEFKKEQGIDLTQDKLALQRLKEAGEKAKQELSSSTETEINIPFVTADESGPKHLIMKLTRAKLEQLVGDLIQSTIPPMEKALSDSGFKKSDIDEVVLVGGMTRMPAVQKLIKDFFGKEPNQSVNPDEAVAIGAAVQGGVLQGDVKDILLLDVTPLSLGLETLGGVATKLIDRNTTIPTSKTQIFSTATDNQTSVEINIVQGEREMAADNKTLGRFVLDGIPPSPRGIPQVEVIFDIDANGILNVSAKDKATNKEQKITITASSGLSKDEVKKMADEAEKHAAEDKQKREKVDTKNHADTLIYTTEKAIKDAGEKLDAGVKSEIEEKVKRVKDLLDSDNTDELKQATDDLGSALSKIGESMYKSASAETPADQTSAQTDQPKEGEFTEGSDGEKK; encoded by the coding sequence GTGAATAAAATAATTGGAATTGATTTGGGGACAACCAACAGTGCCGCCGCCGTCATGCGCGGAGGCAAAGTTGAAGTTATACCAAGCGCCGAAGGCGGCCGGACCGTACCATCAGTAGTGGCAATCAATAAAAATAACGAAAAACTGGTCGGCCAAATTGCCAAACGGCAAGCCGTGACCAACCCGGATAACACTATTTTTTCGGTGAAACGGCTGATCGGCCGCAAATTTACCGATTCGGAAGTGCAGCGGGACCAGAAAATTTTGCCATACAAAATAGTTCAGTCTAATGGCGGGGTCGGAGTGATGATGGGGAATAAAGAATATACTCCCCAGGAAATTTCAGCTTTCATTTTACAGAAGATCAAAGCCGATGCCGAAAAGTATCTGGGCGAGCCGGTCACCGAAGCTGTCATTACCGTCCCGGCCTATTTTGACGATTCACAACGCCAAGCTACTAAAGATGCCGGGCAAATTGCCGGATTAACTGTCAAAAGAATCATCAACGAACCCACCGCTGCCACCCTGGCTTACGGATTGGATAAAAAGAAGAATGAAAAAATTGCGGTTTACGATCTGGGCGGCGGCACTTACGATATCTCTATTTTAGAGATCGGCGACAGCGAGGGAGAATCGGTATTTGAAGTGAAAGCCACTAATGGCGACACTCACTTGGGCGGCGATGATTTCGATCAAAAGATTATTGCTTGGATTATTGATGAATTCAAAAAAGAACAGGGGATTGATTTAACTCAAGACAAATTGGCTTTGCAACGGCTTAAAGAAGCCGGCGAAAAAGCCAAGCAGGAATTGTCCAGCTCCACTGAAACCGAGATTAATATTCCGTTTGTGACGGCCGATGAATCCGGCCCTAAGCATTTGATCATGAAATTAACCCGCGCCAAGTTAGAACAATTAGTTGGTGATTTAATTCAGAGCACGATTCCGCCGATGGAAAAGGCTCTCTCGGATTCCGGTTTCAAGAAAAGCGACATTGATGAAGTGGTATTGGTGGGAGGAATGACGCGGATGCCGGCGGTGCAAAAATTGATCAAAGATTTTTTTGGCAAAGAACCCAATCAAAGCGTGAATCCGGACGAAGCGGTGGCCATTGGTGCCGCCGTGCAAGGTGGGGTGTTGCAAGGTGATGTCAAAGACATCCTGCTTTTAGATGTCACGCCGCTGTCATTGGGGTTAGAAACGCTGGGCGGAGTGGCTACTAAGCTAATTGATCGCAATACCACTATCCCTACTTCCAAAACTCAAATATTTTCTACCGCCACGGATAACCAAACTTCAGTGGAAATTAATATCGTGCAAGGCGAGCGTGAAATGGCGGCTGACAATAAAACTCTCGGCCGGTTTGTACTGGATGGTATTCCTCCTTCACCCCGGGGCATTCCGCAAGTAGAAGTAATTTTTGACATTGATGCCAATGGCATTCTGAATGTTTCCGCTAAAGATAAAGCGACAAATAAGGAACAGAAAATTACGATTACCGCTTCCTCCGGCTTGTCTAAAGACGAGGTCAAGAAAATGGCTGATGAAGCCGAAAAACATGCCGCGGAAGACAAGCAAAAGCGCGAAAAAGTCGATACAAAAAATCATGCCGATACTCTGATTTATACTACCGAGAAGGCGATCAAAGACGCGGGTGAGAAACTGGATGCAGGAGTGAAATCTGAAATTGAAGAAAAAGTTAAACGCGTGAAAGATCTCTTAGATTCAGATAATACTGACGAATTAAAGCAGGCCACAGATGATTTGGGGAGTGCTTTATCTAAAATCGGCGAAAGTATGTATAAATCCGCCAGCGCCGAAACGCCTGCTGACCAAACTAGTGCCCAAACCGATCAGCCTAAAGAAGGTGAGTTCACCGAAGGCAGCGATGGAGAGAAGAAATAA
- a CDS encoding DeoR family transcriptional regulator — MDGNTRKQDVLKTIVETFVHTGQPVGSLQVAEQLPYEVSSATIRNDMVELTELGLLEQPHTSAGRIPSDFGYKSYVKIITQERRELTKKQQEVLTRHFEKLRSLQEKYQAAAKLLAEMSGSVGMLMDDAQNVYLSGFSNIARMPEFGEQQFGIKLMEALEQPKALMETASYGTNPEDVKVLIGQDNPQMNKATIVITNFGPQGKQVISIIGPTRMDYNKALPLVDYMKKLLTDL; from the coding sequence ATGGACGGAAATACCCGCAAACAAGATGTGCTAAAAACCATTGTGGAGACCTTTGTCCATACTGGTCAGCCGGTGGGGTCCCTGCAGGTGGCAGAGCAGTTACCTTACGAGGTAAGTTCGGCTACCATCCGCAATGATATGGTCGAATTAACCGAGTTAGGGCTACTGGAACAGCCCCATACTTCGGCTGGCAGAATTCCTTCCGATTTCGGCTATAAATCGTATGTAAAAATTATTACCCAGGAACGCCGGGAATTAACTAAAAAGCAGCAAGAAGTATTAACGCGTCATTTTGAAAAATTACGCAGTTTGCAGGAAAAATACCAAGCGGCGGCTAAATTGCTGGCGGAGATGTCCGGGAGTGTGGGCATGTTGATGGATGATGCCCAGAATGTTTACTTATCCGGGTTTAGCAATATTGCCAGAATGCCGGAGTTTGGCGAGCAACAGTTTGGCATTAAATTAATGGAGGCCTTGGAGCAACCCAAAGCATTAATGGAGACGGCCAGTTATGGCACTAATCCGGAAGATGTGAAAGTGTTGATCGGCCAAGATAATCCCCAAATGAATAAAGCGACCATTGTTATTACTAATTTTGGCCCGCAGGGGAAGCAGGTGATCAGTATTATCGGCCCCACGCGGATGGATTACAACAAAGCCTTGCCACTAGTTGATTATATGAAAAAATTATTAACCGACCTGTAA
- the ftsH gene encoding ATP-dependent zinc metalloprotease FtsH: MRFTASKLFGYALLVILVGSLLYSLFGANTSNIKEIPLSQVIEDVAAGRIDKIVISGDNLTVIDRSGMEYRSRKEASTSLFDAGINPGKVTIEVKDVSSTQLWGSIISSLIPFILIFGFLYFMLRQAQGANNQALSFGRSRARLVPLQGKHRITFNDIAGAHEAKQELMEEVEFLKYPSKFLSIGARIPKGVLLMGPPGTGKTLLAKAVAGEAGVPFFHISGSEFVEMFVGVGASRVRDLFAKAKRNAPAIVFIDEIDAVGRQRGAGLGGSHDEREQTLNQILVEMDGFETDTNVIVIAATNRPDVLDPALLRPGRFDRRVVLERPDIKDRLAILQVHIKNKPLNDDINLDKLASQTPGFTGADLQNLVNEAAILAARRNRKRISQADFNEALEKVILGPERRNKILTEEEKKITAYHEAGHAIVSHILPHGDPVHKISVISRGMALGYTWSMPLTDKYLHSKSQFVDELAVMMGGRVAEELIFKEITTGAANDLQRATELARQMVIKFGMSDKIGPVVFGGKEELVFLGREIHEQKNYSEKVAAIIDEEVTAIINEAQVKAETVLKKYHQELNAIAERLIKEEVVEREDFEAFFPKASEKLE, from the coding sequence ATGAGATTCACTGCCAGTAAATTATTTGGTTATGCTCTACTTGTAATTTTAGTAGGCAGTTTGCTATATAGCCTTTTCGGAGCCAACACAAGTAATATTAAAGAAATTCCTCTCAGTCAGGTGATAGAAGATGTGGCGGCAGGCCGGATAGACAAGATCGTTATCAGTGGCGACAACCTGACAGTTATTGATCGTAGCGGGATGGAATATCGTTCACGCAAAGAAGCTAGTACATCACTGTTTGATGCGGGGATCAATCCAGGGAAAGTTACTATCGAAGTAAAAGATGTGAGTAGCACACAGCTGTGGGGCAGTATTATCTCATCGCTAATTCCGTTTATCCTCATTTTTGGCTTTTTATATTTTATGCTCCGCCAAGCGCAAGGGGCCAATAATCAAGCCTTGTCATTTGGGCGTAGCCGGGCTCGGTTGGTGCCTCTGCAAGGCAAGCATCGCATTACGTTTAATGATATAGCGGGAGCGCATGAAGCCAAGCAAGAGTTGATGGAAGAAGTCGAATTCTTAAAATATCCCAGCAAGTTTTTAAGCATTGGTGCGCGTATCCCTAAAGGAGTTCTGTTAATGGGTCCTCCTGGTACTGGCAAAACTTTACTCGCTAAAGCTGTGGCTGGAGAAGCGGGAGTGCCCTTCTTCCATATTTCCGGATCGGAATTTGTCGAGATGTTTGTGGGGGTTGGCGCTTCCCGAGTACGCGACTTGTTTGCTAAAGCTAAGCGCAATGCTCCGGCTATTGTGTTTATTGATGAAATTGATGCGGTGGGACGGCAACGGGGAGCCGGGCTGGGGGGGTCGCATGATGAGCGCGAACAAACATTAAACCAGATTTTAGTGGAAATGGATGGCTTTGAAACCGACACGAATGTAATTGTGATCGCAGCCACTAACCGTCCGGATGTGTTGGACCCGGCGCTGCTTAGACCTGGCCGCTTTGATCGGCGGGTAGTCTTGGAGCGTCCAGACATCAAAGATCGACTAGCCATTCTGCAAGTCCACATTAAAAACAAGCCTTTAAATGATGATATTAATCTGGACAAACTAGCCAGCCAAACTCCCGGTTTTACGGGCGCTGATTTGCAAAACTTAGTGAATGAAGCCGCCATTTTAGCAGCTCGGCGAAATCGTAAGCGGATCAGTCAAGCCGATTTTAATGAAGCCCTGGAAAAAGTAATTTTGGGCCCGGAGCGGCGAAACAAGATTCTGACTGAAGAAGAAAAAAAGATTACCGCTTATCACGAAGCCGGACATGCCATCGTTTCACATATTTTGCCTCACGGCGATCCGGTGCATAAGATTTCTGTGATATCTCGCGGTATGGCGTTAGGTTATACCTGGAGCATGCCGCTGACAGATAAATATTTGCATTCTAAATCTCAATTTGTCGATGAATTAGCAGTGATGATGGGGGGTCGGGTGGCCGAAGAATTAATCTTTAAAGAAATTACTACGGGAGCAGCTAACGACTTGCAAAGAGCTACTGAGTTGGCTCGGCAAATGGTTATAAAGTTTGGTATGAGCGATAAAATCGGTCCGGTAGTCTTTGGTGGCAAAGAAGAATTGGTGTTTTTGGGGCGGGAAATTCATGAGCAAAAGAATTACAGTGAGAAAGTCGCTGCCATAATCGACGAGGAGGTCACGGCTATTATTAATGAAGCCCAAGTTAAAGCCGAAACTGTGTTGAAAAAGTACCATCAGGAATTGAATGCCATTGCTGAAAGACTAATCAAAGAAGAAGTGGTGGAACGGGAAGATTTTGAAGCGTTTTTCCCGAAGGCGTCCGAGAAATTGGAATAA
- a CDS encoding septum formation initiator family protein, with amino-acid sequence MWKDNPIRKFISRKKLNIKFGVLASMIVFAYMFFANGEALWQNYQINQEIAKLKVEIVQLGNENLQFKNLIAYLKTESFREKEARRKLGYKKPGEQVVAIPQDNFIHTDPGNTKTEPAPEDQPQLSNPQKWWDYILG; translated from the coding sequence ATGTGGAAAGATAATCCCATCCGAAAATTTATCAGTCGAAAAAAACTGAACATTAAATTCGGTGTCTTAGCTAGTATGATTGTTTTTGCTTATATGTTTTTCGCTAATGGCGAGGCTTTATGGCAAAATTACCAGATTAATCAAGAAATTGCCAAACTCAAAGTAGAAATTGTGCAGTTAGGCAATGAGAATCTGCAATTCAAAAATCTGATCGCTTATTTAAAGACAGAGTCATTTCGAGAAAAAGAGGCTCGCCGTAAATTAGGCTATAAGAAGCCTGGTGAGCAAGTAGTCGCTATCCCCCAGGACAACTTTATTCATACCGACCCGGGCAACACCAAAACTGAGCCGGCGCCAGAAGATCAGCCCCAGTTAAGCAATCCGCAAAAGTGGTGGGATTACATCCTAGGATAG
- the lepA gene encoding translation elongation factor 4: protein MIQDKIRNFCIIAHIDHGKSTLADRFLELTGTVEKRKMKEQLLDTMDLERERGITIKLQPVRMSYKSYALNLIDTPGHVDFTYEVSRSLAAVEGAILLVDASQGVEAQTLANLHLAEELNLKIIPAVNKIDLPGANVDQSKKELANILGIDETEVLEVSGKTGAGVEILLDKVISEVPSPRGDKAKPLRALVFDSAFDKYKGVIAYVRIVDGAVKPGDRIVMMANGATSEVLEVGTFTPQLQKSDSLATGEIGYVATGLRDVSKVRVGDTITSETNPTKQSLPGYKPITPFVYAGIFTINNADYPKLRDALEKLSLSDSSLVFEPENSPALGFGFRCGFLGLLHLDIVQERLEREFGLALVATTPSVNYELVMANGKKQIINNPTELPEPHQFKTIAEPWIQLEIFTPSKFMGGIIPLLQDRRGVQKDIKHFDGDKVMLVYEIPLGSIVMDFYDALKSVSSGYASMNYEFLGFQEADLVRLDILVGGKLVDVLSVIVHRSIAGNVGKKLVEKLRKLIPRQNFEITLQAAVGSKIIAREDISPLRKDVLAKLYGGDRTRKDKLLEKQKAGKKRMKKVGQVEIPQEAFLKLLS, encoded by the coding sequence ATGATTCAAGACAAGATTAGAAATTTTTGTATTATAGCCCATATTGATCATGGGAAGTCCACCTTAGCGGATCGGTTTTTGGAACTTACCGGCACAGTAGAAAAACGCAAAATGAAAGAGCAGCTCTTAGACACTATGGATCTGGAGCGGGAGCGGGGGATTACCATCAAGCTCCAGCCAGTCAGGATGAGCTACAAGAGCTATGCCTTGAATTTAATTGATACCCCTGGCCATGTCGATTTTACTTATGAAGTGTCGCGATCTTTAGCCGCCGTGGAAGGGGCCATTCTATTGGTTGATGCTAGTCAGGGAGTAGAGGCCCAAACCCTGGCTAATTTACATTTAGCGGAAGAGTTAAATTTAAAAATTATTCCGGCAGTGAATAAGATTGATTTGCCGGGAGCCAATGTGGATCAATCTAAGAAAGAGCTGGCCAATATTCTAGGGATAGACGAAACAGAAGTTTTAGAAGTATCCGGGAAAACCGGTGCCGGAGTAGAAATTTTGTTAGATAAAGTGATTTCCGAAGTTCCCAGTCCCCGGGGAGATAAGGCCAAACCTTTACGGGCCTTAGTTTTTGATTCTGCCTTCGATAAATATAAAGGCGTCATTGCTTATGTCCGCATCGTGGATGGCGCCGTTAAGCCAGGGGATCGGATTGTGATGATGGCAAATGGGGCAACGTCCGAAGTGTTGGAAGTAGGCACTTTTACTCCGCAACTGCAAAAGTCAGATAGTTTGGCTACTGGTGAAATTGGTTATGTCGCCACTGGTCTGCGGGATGTGAGTAAAGTCAGAGTAGGCGACACCATCACTTCTGAAACTAATCCGACCAAACAATCTTTGCCCGGATATAAACCAATAACTCCATTTGTCTATGCGGGAATTTTTACAATAAATAATGCTGATTATCCCAAGCTGCGCGACGCGCTGGAAAAACTTAGTCTAAGCGACTCATCGCTAGTCTTTGAACCGGAAAATTCTCCGGCTTTAGGGTTTGGTTTTCGCTGTGGATTTTTGGGGCTACTCCATTTGGATATTGTTCAGGAAAGGTTGGAACGGGAATTTGGTTTGGCGTTGGTGGCAACCACGCCTAGCGTTAATTACGAATTGGTAATGGCGAATGGGAAAAAACAAATCATTAACAATCCCACAGAACTTCCTGAACCCCATCAGTTTAAAACTATTGCCGAGCCTTGGATCCAATTAGAAATCTTTACCCCCAGTAAATTTATGGGTGGGATCATCCCGCTACTACAAGATCGCCGCGGGGTACAAAAGGATATTAAGCATTTTGACGGTGACAAAGTGATGCTAGTTTATGAAATTCCCTTGGGCAGTATCGTGATGGATTTTTATGATGCTTTAAAAAGCGTATCTTCCGGCTACGCCTCAATGAACTATGAATTTTTAGGATTCCAGGAAGCTGATTTGGTTAGACTAGATATTTTAGTGGGAGGAAAGTTAGTCGATGTGTTGTCTGTGATCGTGCATCGCTCCATTGCCGGGAATGTCGGTAAAAAATTAGTGGAAAAACTCCGAAAACTAATTCCCCGGCAAAACTTTGAGATTACCTTGCAGGCGGCGGTGGGGAGTAAGATTATTGCTCGGGAAGATATCTCCCCCTTAAGGAAAGATGTGTTGGCCAAACTCTACGGGGGAGATCGCACCCGCAAAGATAAGCTCCTGGAAAAACAAAAGGCTGGAAAAAAACGGATGAAAAAAGTCGGCCAAGTCGAAATCCCCCAGGAAGCCTTTCTTAAATTGCTTAGTTAG
- the murJ gene encoding murein biosynthesis integral membrane protein MurJ, whose translation MLHKLIHRKSSVLEATVVLAVASLVSRLFGLLRDRSLAAHFGAGDVLDAYFAAFKIPDFIFNLLLLGALSSAFIPLFTEYMHKNGKDEAWSFVNTLINFGIIILTGLLLLVAVFAPILSYVIAPGFDDAQREMTVNLMRVMLLSPLFFGLSNLAGGILNSFKNFIAYAVAPILYNLGIIAGVLWMVPRFGYMGLAYGVVLGAFLHMLVQVPSVFALGYKYRMHINLRHPALRKMAVLMIPRTLGIAAQQISVLVNTIIASTLAVGSITVLNFGDNLASLPVSIFGVSFGVAAFPYLAEKYTLRKIDEFKQDVINTLRQILFFIIPTMMLYWLLRAQIVRLVLGAGQFGWEDTRFTISVVAFFVFGMWAQAIITVLARSFYAMQDTKTPFFTSLLALMINVASAFVFIRYYQVVGLAMAISLSSITNALILFWLLQKKLGGLSLLGLSRMLGQVILGSLIMGAMGYGALQAMSWIIDTHTFAGLLVQAVVAAVVAGMSYLVIMQKLAVPEIKLISRCWEWLFKKTPVTER comes from the coding sequence ATGCTCCATAAGTTAATTCATCGGAAATCCAGTGTTCTGGAAGCCACGGTGGTTCTCGCAGTGGCTTCTTTAGTTAGCCGCCTGTTTGGGTTACTCCGCGACCGCAGTTTAGCCGCTCACTTCGGGGCCGGCGATGTTTTGGACGCTTATTTCGCCGCCTTTAAAATTCCTGATTTCATTTTTAATTTATTATTGCTCGGGGCTTTGTCATCAGCCTTTATTCCGTTATTTACCGAGTATATGCACAAAAACGGCAAGGATGAGGCTTGGAGTTTTGTGAATACTCTCATCAACTTCGGCATTATTATTCTGACTGGATTACTGCTGTTGGTGGCTGTATTTGCCCCGATCCTATCTTATGTTATCGCGCCCGGGTTTGATGATGCCCAGAGAGAAATGACGGTTAATTTGATGCGGGTAATGTTACTCTCGCCCTTATTTTTTGGCTTGAGTAATCTCGCGGGAGGGATCCTGAATTCTTTCAAAAACTTTATTGCTTATGCTGTTGCTCCTATTTTATATAACCTGGGGATTATCGCCGGTGTGCTGTGGATGGTGCCCAGATTCGGTTACATGGGCCTCGCTTACGGCGTAGTTTTAGGTGCTTTCTTGCATATGTTGGTACAAGTGCCGAGTGTATTTGCTTTAGGATATAAATACAGAATGCATATTAATCTCCGCCATCCGGCCTTGCGTAAAATGGCGGTTTTGATGATCCCGCGTACCTTGGGAATCGCCGCCCAACAAATATCCGTGTTAGTTAACACCATCATCGCTTCTACTTTAGCTGTCGGCAGTATCACAGTATTAAATTTTGGTGATAATCTGGCCAGCCTGCCAGTTAGTATATTTGGTGTTTCATTCGGAGTAGCGGCTTTTCCTTATTTGGCAGAGAAATATACTTTGCGCAAAATAGATGAGTTCAAACAAGACGTCATCAACACTCTCAGACAGATTCTGTTCTTTATTATTCCCACTATGATGCTGTATTGGTTGCTTCGGGCCCAAATTGTTCGGTTAGTTTTAGGAGCGGGACAGTTCGGTTGGGAGGATACTCGTTTTACTATTTCGGTAGTAGCGTTTTTTGTTTTTGGTATGTGGGCACAGGCTATCATCACAGTTTTAGCCAGATCATTTTATGCTATGCAAGATACGAAAACTCCGTTTTTCACCAGTTTACTAGCATTGATGATTAATGTAGCGAGCGCATTTGTGTTTATTCGTTATTATCAAGTGGTAGGCTTAGCGATGGCAATATCGCTCTCTAGTATAACTAATGCCTTGATTTTATTCTGGCTGTTGCAAAAAAAACTAGGCGGTTTATCGTTGCTGGGATTAAGTAGAATGTTGGGGCAGGTTATTTTGGGAAGTTTAATTATGGGAGCAATGGGATACGGCGCTTTGCAAGCCATGAGTTGGATTATCGATACGCACACTTTCGCTGGTTTATTAGTACAAGCCGTCGTGGCAGCCGTGGTGGCAGGGATGAGCTATTTGGTAATTATGCAAAAATTAGCTGTTCCTGAAATTAAATTAATATCTCGATGCTGGGAATGGTTGTTTAAAAAAACGCCAGTTACTGAGCGATAA
- a CDS encoding nucleotide exchange factor GrpE, which produces MSKKKDNQPENKETQRLNPDEPLKDQSEIKPEVNWEDVAKRALADLDNYKKQQEKLRGELTQFMNMALLTRFLDINDDLSRVLHTVQNKKLDPSTIPPDVLQCQMGVMEGITNILKKFDEVFKAEGLDKIEVKPGDKFDPSIMEAVSHEDHTEHKDDTVIEQLQAGLKYKDQIIKPAKVRVGK; this is translated from the coding sequence ATGTCCAAAAAGAAAGACAATCAGCCGGAGAACAAGGAAACTCAACGGCTCAATCCCGATGAGCCGTTGAAAGATCAGTCAGAAATTAAACCCGAAGTAAATTGGGAAGATGTGGCCAAGCGCGCATTGGCCGATCTGGATAATTATAAAAAACAGCAAGAAAAACTGCGCGGCGAGCTTACTCAATTTATGAATATGGCTTTGCTCACCAGATTTCTGGATATTAACGATGATCTGTCCCGGGTGTTGCACACCGTCCAAAACAAAAAACTGGATCCCTCCACTATTCCGCCGGATGTCCTGCAGTGCCAGATGGGAGTGATGGAAGGCATAACCAATATTTTGAAGAAATTTGATGAGGTGTTTAAGGCAGAAGGTCTGGATAAAATTGAAGTCAAACCGGGCGATAAGTTTGACCCTTCAATTATGGAGGCCGTTTCTCACGAAGACCACACTGAACACAAAGATGACACCGTGATCGAACAGCTCCAAGCCGGATTAAAGTATAAAGACCAAATTATCAAACCCGCAAAGGTAAGAGTAGGGAAATAA
- the tilS gene encoding tRNA lysidine(34) synthetase TilS has product MEIKDKLVSELNSRYFPSKGATLVVAVSGGVDSVVLLYILLLLSVRWDWEIIVAHFHHQLRKSADRDAKFVEKLAASLGLKFILGSADVKKIAATNNLTIEEAGRKARYEWLRNIAAKYKAQVIVTGHTADDQVETVVMQWLRGGLVRALAGMQEREEGKIWRPLLHCYKADLQKFAKHYHLQFHEDTSNKNPIYTRNLVRHQILPILKKVNPGLEKVILRNADTWAELETWLDQYAQNLYKKVIFSCRKDEIKFDETKFLGLVGFWQNELFLLAIKDLKGNRQDINKVHLGEMQAIIHSAQAKTWKQLPGKLFLSRGYGKISISCHQPKFANK; this is encoded by the coding sequence ATGGAGATTAAAGATAAGCTGGTTTCTGAACTAAACAGCCGCTATTTCCCCTCAAAAGGCGCTACCTTAGTTGTGGCGGTGTCCGGGGGGGTAGATTCGGTGGTTTTGTTGTATATCTTATTATTGTTATCCGTTAGGTGGGATTGGGAAATCATTGTTGCTCATTTCCATCATCAATTAAGAAAATCAGCGGATCGGGATGCTAAATTTGTCGAAAAATTGGCTGCCAGTCTCGGGTTGAAGTTTATTTTAGGATCTGCAGATGTAAAGAAAATCGCTGCTACCAATAACCTCACCATTGAAGAGGCCGGGCGGAAAGCGCGGTACGAATGGTTGCGCAATATAGCTGCAAAATATAAGGCCCAAGTGATTGTGACTGGCCATACTGCCGACGATCAAGTCGAAACTGTGGTTATGCAGTGGTTGCGCGGGGGATTAGTGCGAGCTTTAGCCGGGATGCAAGAACGGGAGGAGGGCAAAATTTGGCGGCCATTGCTGCATTGCTACAAAGCAGATTTACAAAAATTTGCTAAACATTATCATCTGCAATTTCACGAAGACACAAGCAATAAAAATCCAATTTATACGCGCAATTTGGTGCGCCATCAGATTCTGCCAATTTTAAAAAAGGTTAATCCGGGGCTAGAGAAAGTTATTTTGAGGAATGCGGATACTTGGGCCGAGCTAGAAACGTGGCTGGACCAATATGCGCAGAATTTATATAAAAAAGTAATTTTCTCTTGCAGAAAAGATGAGATTAAGTTCGATGAAACTAAATTTCTAGGACTAGTTGGTTTTTGGCAAAACGAATTATTTTTGCTGGCTATTAAAGACTTGAAAGGTAATCGCCAAGATATTAATAAAGTTCATCTAGGGGAGATGCAAGCAATCATCCATAGTGCTCAGGCTAAGACCTGGAAACAGCTTCCGGGTAAATTGTTCCTCTCCAGAGGCTATGGTAAGATTAGTATTAGCTGCCACCAGCCTAAATTTGCCAATAAATGA